ATTTTGAATCCTACTGGCATTTGAAAATTTGATTATCGCGTTCCTATTTTAATTTGAAAATATTCACTAATTTGTGGTAAAATTGACCTAAAATAATTTGAAAATATTATCTAATTTAATTTGAAAATTTACAATATGTAAATCTATCCCAAACCTTGAAGGAACCTTTGACGGCATAATTTCTTTTCTGTTTCCCTGGACAACTTTCATGTGAACCTGAAGGTTTATTACACTATGTAGCTTTATACCGTAAACATCAAAAAGGCTTTTAATATATCTGATACTTCTTTCGGAAGTTGTGTAAACACAAATTTTATACCCCAAATATTTCAATTCTTTACATAATTCTCTTATTCCTTCCCGAAGCTTTTCTTTAAAGAAAAAAGCCTTGAAATGTTTAACAGGCTTTTCATATACTGCGTCTTTATCTGTCAATATTAACGTATCATCCAAATCAAAGGAAATTTTCATTTAAAACCCCCACATTCTTTACATAAAAGAAGACTACACGTCCTTCTCTTTTTAAAAGCACTGAATTAAAATTTAGCTTTTTAAATTTTAAATTTAAATTAATACAGCTCTACTTAGACTTCTCATTAAATAAAGAATTATAATATTTATACTTTTCAATGTTATTTTCTAATTTATATAGTTGTGCCAGCTCAGAATAAATATACTCGGAAGAAGGTCCGTTATTTACTGAAAATTCAAAATATTTTATGGCTTCCTCATTTAGTCCTTCATCCCGGAGGATATATGCTAAATCTTCAGCAATAAAAACATTATTTGATTTTGAAAATCCCTCTTTCAAAATATCTATGCCAATTTTAGGGTTGATTTTAGAGTAAAACAATTCATAGTTTCCAAAACATGCAATGGGGACTGCAGAAATAACATCCCCTTCCCATTCATGAGTGCATTTGCAAAATATATTATCCTTTTCAACAAAATATGTACAGTCGCTAATCCTTTCAGTCATTGAAATATCAATGTAGCAATCAACAACTTTATCCTTTGTAATAATATTTTTGGCCTTTATGATGTAAAATCCTTCTCTTTCCGGCAATATCTCTTCTTTTAATGGCTCCACCTTCCATGAATAAAATCCTTCATCACCGCTGCTTAAAACTTCAAAGATTTTGCATTGAGGATTGCTGACTATTGCTTCTACTAAATCCATAATTACGCCACCTTTTTATTATTTATTATTACAAGGACTTTACTGCAACCACCTTAAATATAGTCTAAATATATTTTGTAATTTTCATCATCAAAGCAGACAAATATAACCTCTGTTATACTTGTATCTTTTTGCAGGAAATTTACAACCTCATTAATGGCAATTTCAGCTGCTAAATCCTTTGGAAACCTGTACACACCTGTACTGATGTTTGGAAAAGCAATTCTTTTTACATTATTTTCAACAGCTAATTTTAAACTGTTGTAATAGCACTTTCTAAGAAGTTCCTTTTCGTTATTTTCCCCGCCTTTCCAAACAGGTCCCACTGTGTGTATAACATATTTTGCTTTTAATTTACCTGCCGTTGTTATAACTGCTTCTCCTGTCCTGCATCCCCCTTGTTTTTCTCTTATCTTTATACACTCTTCCAATATTTCTTTTCCGCCTGCCCTATGTATTGCACCATCTACACCACCGCCACCAAGCAAACTGTTATTTGCGGCGTTAACTATTGCATCGGTTTCTATTTTTGTTATGTCACCTTTAATAACTTTAATTCTATCTTCAACATTATCAAAAACCACAATATTTCCCCTTTCTATTTAAAACCCTTATGTTATAATCTTCAATCTCTATATTAAAATCTCCATTAAAATCTTCCTGCCACAAAATAATTGTCTATATTATATATTCTTCTAAATAAAAATCTTTTTTCCTGCTTTTAATGCTTATTTTTTAATTAGATTTATTTTTTCATTCTTTATTTAGACTCATTTTTTTGATTAATCTCTTTTTTTCAAAAGGTCAGGTCTTTTTTCTAAAGTTCTTTTTAACGACTGTTCTTTTCTCCACTCCTCTATTTTGGCATGATGTCCTGAGAGCAAAATATCAGGTACTTTCCTGCCCATAAATTCATAAGGCCTTGTATATTGGGGGTATTCAAGAAGCCCATTGTAGTGGGATTCATTTTTATATGCATCTTCACTTGGAAGTACATCAGGAACCAGCCTGCTTACAGAATCTATTAGTACCATTGCAGGAATTTCTCCGCCGGTTAGTACATAGTCCCCTATTGAAATTTCCTCATCAACAATTTCTTCAATAATCCTCTCATCAACACCTTCGTAATGCCCGCAAAGAAGAATTAAGTGTTTTTCCTTTGACAATTCCACTACTTTTTTCTGATTCAGAACCTTCCCCTGAGGGCTCAAATAAATTACCTTAGGCTTATGGGGAAGATCTTTTACAATTGATAAATATGCATCATAAATGGGCTGGGGCGTCATTACCATACCTCCCCCGCCGCCATATGGGTAATCGTCCACCTTCTTATGTTTGTCCTTAGAAAAATCCCTTATATTTATTGCATTTATTTCAATTATGTTTTTTTCCTGTGCCCTTCCTATTATGCTTTCTTTCATCACTGCATGAAATATATCCGGAAAAAGAGTTAAAACATCAAATCTCATCGTCCACCAGCCCTTCAGGTAAACTTACCACCATCTTTTTATTTTCAATTGAAACATCTTTAACAACCGACTTTAATGCAGGTATCAGTATATCTTTTCCTTTTTTCCTCTTTACAATATAAACATCATTGCTGCCTGTCTTGAGGACATCTTTTAATTTTCCAACAACCTCCCCTGATTCCTCATACACATCCATTCCTATTAAATCACATATAAAAAAGGAATCTTCAGGAAGGTCTACAGCATCTTTTCTATCAATTATCACATATGAATTTTTAAACTTTTCTGCATCATTTATATTGGTTATTTCTTTAAATTTTATATACACAAAATTCTTATGATACCTTACTTTTTCCACATTGTATTTTTCCATATTCCCTGATATATCAGGAGAAATATACGCCTGTTTTAATTTATCAAATCTTTTTGGATCGTCAGTTAAGGGTATAATTTTAAGTTCCCCTCTTATACCATGGGTATTTACAATTTTTCCTATTTGCAAGAATTTTATCATAATAGAAACACCACCAAAAAGTATTTTTCATTATACAGCCTGTCCTGTTATATAAAAGATGTGGACAAAAATTTGTCCACATCTTTTATATAAACATCATATAAGTATCAAAATATTTAAAATTACAAGGAATAAAATCCCCATATAATTTTGCTAAAGCAATATTTTACTGTAGTATTTCTACAGACACTCTTTTGTCTTCTTTTACAGCGGCAGCTTTCATAACAGTCCTTATCGCTTTTGCTATTCTGCCCTGTTTGCCTATTACTTTACCCATATCATCTTTTGCTACTTTTAACTCAAGTATAACGGATTTTTCACCCTCTACTTCATTAACAGATACTTCATCTGGGTTATCTACTAATGCTTTAGCAAGTGTTTCGAGAAGTTCTTTCATATTCCTGCCTCCCGTATTATTTTACCCATTATTTTAAGCTTCCTCAACCTTTTTTAAAAGGGCTTTTACTTTATCTGTAGGTTGTGCTCCATTTTTAATCCATTTTTGCGCCTTTTCAACATCAATTTTAACTTCAGGCGGGTCAGTCATAGGATTGTAAAATCCTATTTCCTCAATAAACCTACCGTCTCTTGGAGATCTTGAATCAGCTACAACAACTCTATAGAAAGGACTTTTTTTTGCACCCATTCTTCTTAATCTTATTTTAACTGCCATTTTTTCACCTCCCGACTTTAAAATAAACTGATTTTTTATTAAAATGGCATTCGGAATTTTCCAAATCCCTTTTTGCCACGTTTGCCAAATTTAGTCATTTCAGACATGGATTTGAACATTTTTTTCATGTTTTCAAAATCTTTTAAAAGCCTGTTAACCTGCTGTACTGTAGTGCCGCTGCCCCTGGCAATCCTCTTTCTCCTGCTGCCGTTTATAATTGATGGGTTTAATCTTTCCTCTTTGGTCATTGACTGTATTATAGCTTCAATATGAACCATCTTTTTTTCATCAATTTCTACATTTTTAAGTGCATTGGCGTTAAGACCCGGAATCATTCCTAACAATTGATTTAAAGGTCCCATTTTTCTAATCTGCTGCATTTGCTCTAGGAAATCATCCAATGTAAACTGCTGTGTGCGCATTTTTTTCTCTAATTCCATGGCCTTTTTCTCATCAAACGCTTCCTGGGCTTTTTCAATGAGACTTAAAACATCCCCCATCCCAAGGATTCTAGATGCCATCCTGTCAGGGAAAAACGGTTCTATTTCATTTAGTTTTTCCCCGGTACCTATAAACTTTATAGGCTTTCCGGTAACTGCTTTTACAGATAGAGCAGCACCGCCTCTTGTGTCGCCATCAAGTTTAGTAAGTATGATTCCATCTATTCCTAATTTTTCATTAAAGGTTTTTGCCACATTAACAGCATCCTGACCTGTCATAGAGTCTACAACAAGCAGGATTTCCTGGGGCATTACCGCCATCTTTATGTTTTCTAACTCATTCATAAGCTCTTCATCTATGTGAAGCCTTCCGGCAGTATCTATTATGACTAAATCAAACTGGTTTGAAATGGCATGTTCAACAGCTGCCTTTGCTATATCAACAGGTTTTTTGCTGTTTTCTATCGCAAAAACATCAATATCAAGCTGGCCTCCAACAACCTGGAGCTGCTTTATAGCCGCAGGTCTGTAAACGTCACATGCCACCAGTAGGGGTTTTTTCCCCTGTTTTCTTAAAAGATTGGCAAGCTTTCCGGTGGTGGTTGTTTTACCAGAACCCTGAAGCCCTACCATCATATATACAGTTGGCGGCTTAGAAGAAAAAGTTACCTTACTCTGGCTTGAGCCCATAAGGTCAATCATTTCTTCATTTACTATTTTTATAACCTGCTGTCCTGGAGTCAGGCTTTCTAAAACATCCTGACCAACAGCCCTTTCAGAAACCTTGTCAATAAAGTCCTTTACCACTTTAAAGTTAACGTCAGCCTCTAAAAGAGCAAGCTTTATTTCACGCATCATTTGTTTTACATCTTTTTCTGTAACTCTTCCTTTTCCCCTAAACTTCTTTATAGTCTCCTGAAGCTTACTGGATAACCCTTCAAAAACCATAATATAAGACACCTCATTTTCGATATCCTTAACTTTCAATTATCTTCCGTATTTCTTCCTCTACCATTTTCAAAATAGAAATATCTTCTTCTTTCATATTGCTTTTATCTATATCCTCTAAATACTTTAGTATCTTTTTTTCTTTGTCTTTTTGTACTGCAAATTTATTTATAAGCCCAAGCTTATCTTCCATATCTTTAAGTATTGCTTTGCACCTCTTTATATTGTCATAAACGCCCTGCCTGCTTATATTAAGGTGCTGGGCTATTTCACCTAAGGAGTAGTCGCTGTTAAAGTGTAAATCCATAATCTCATACTGTCTTTCAGTAAGTATCTGTCCGTAAAAATCCAAAAGCATTGACATTTTATAAACATCATCCATATTTTATTCACCTGTAAAGTAAAACACTTTACACCCCATTTTATTTCAATTTAAAGCATTAGTCAAGAGTTTTTTTAAATTTTTTATTTTTTAGTTCATTTATAATAAAATCTAAATATAAAGATACAATATTTATATCAGTTGTTGAATACAGCATTCTTGCCCCTACAACATCTTCAATTTCGTTAAAAACCATTTTTCCTCCGTCAAATACAAAGTCTATACCTACAAGTCCAAAATCAAAAAGCTCAATTATTTTATATACTGTAGATTTTTCTTCAGGGCTTAAACTATAAACTTTTGCAGAGCCTCCTAAAGAGTAATTGCTTCTAAAATCAGAATCAGAAACCCTTAAAATTGAGGCTATTATTTTGTCCTTTAATACATAAACCCTTAAATCTTTCCCCA
The genomic region above belongs to Acetivibrio saccincola and contains:
- a CDS encoding HAD family hydrolase, yielding MKISFDLDDTLILTDKDAVYEKPVKHFKAFFFKEKLREGIRELCKELKYLGYKICVYTTSERSIRYIKSLFDVYGIKLHSVINLQVHMKVVQGNRKEIMPSKVPSRFGIDLHIVNFQIKLDNIFKLF
- a CDS encoding tetratricopeptide repeat protein; translated protein: MDLVEAIVSNPQCKIFEVLSSGDEGFYSWKVEPLKEEILPEREGFYIIKAKNIITKDKVVDCYIDISMTERISDCTYFVEKDNIFCKCTHEWEGDVISAVPIACFGNYELFYSKINPKIGIDILKEGFSKSNNVFIAEDLAYILRDEGLNEEAIKYFEFSVNNGPSSEYIYSELAQLYKLENNIEKYKYYNSLFNEKSK
- a CDS encoding O-acetyl-ADP-ribose deacetylase, with translation MVFDNVEDRIKVIKGDITKIETDAIVNAANNSLLGGGGVDGAIHRAGGKEILEECIKIREKQGGCRTGEAVITTAGKLKAKYVIHTVGPVWKGGENNEKELLRKCYYNSLKLAVENNVKRIAFPNISTGVYRFPKDLAAEIAINEVVNFLQKDTSITEVIFVCFDDENYKIYLDYI
- the trmD gene encoding tRNA (guanosine(37)-N1)-methyltransferase TrmD produces the protein MRFDVLTLFPDIFHAVMKESIIGRAQEKNIIEINAINIRDFSKDKHKKVDDYPYGGGGGMVMTPQPIYDAYLSIVKDLPHKPKVIYLSPQGKVLNQKKVVELSKEKHLILLCGHYEGVDERIIEEIVDEEISIGDYVLTGGEIPAMVLIDSVSRLVPDVLPSEDAYKNESHYNGLLEYPQYTRPYEFMGRKVPDILLSGHHAKIEEWRKEQSLKRTLEKRPDLLKKRD
- the rimM gene encoding ribosome maturation factor RimM (Essential for efficient processing of 16S rRNA) produces the protein MIKFLQIGKIVNTHGIRGELKIIPLTDDPKRFDKLKQAYISPDISGNMEKYNVEKVRYHKNFVYIKFKEITNINDAEKFKNSYVIIDRKDAVDLPEDSFFICDLIGMDVYEESGEVVGKLKDVLKTGSNDVYIVKRKKGKDILIPALKSVVKDVSIENKKMVVSLPEGLVDDEI
- a CDS encoding KH domain-containing protein, which codes for MKELLETLAKALVDNPDEVSVNEVEGEKSVILELKVAKDDMGKVIGKQGRIAKAIRTVMKAAAVKEDKRVSVEILQ
- the rpsP gene encoding 30S ribosomal protein S16 — protein: MAVKIRLRRMGAKKSPFYRVVVADSRSPRDGRFIEEIGFYNPMTDPPEVKIDVEKAQKWIKNGAQPTDKVKALLKKVEEA
- the ffh gene encoding signal recognition particle protein; the encoded protein is MVFEGLSSKLQETIKKFRGKGRVTEKDVKQMMREIKLALLEADVNFKVVKDFIDKVSERAVGQDVLESLTPGQQVIKIVNEEMIDLMGSSQSKVTFSSKPPTVYMMVGLQGSGKTTTTGKLANLLRKQGKKPLLVACDVYRPAAIKQLQVVGGQLDIDVFAIENSKKPVDIAKAAVEHAISNQFDLVIIDTAGRLHIDEELMNELENIKMAVMPQEILLVVDSMTGQDAVNVAKTFNEKLGIDGIILTKLDGDTRGGAALSVKAVTGKPIKFIGTGEKLNEIEPFFPDRMASRILGMGDVLSLIEKAQEAFDEKKAMELEKKMRTQQFTLDDFLEQMQQIRKMGPLNQLLGMIPGLNANALKNVEIDEKKMVHIEAIIQSMTKEERLNPSIINGSRRKRIARGSGTTVQQVNRLLKDFENMKKMFKSMSEMTKFGKRGKKGFGKFRMPF
- a CDS encoding putative DNA-binding protein; the encoded protein is MDDVYKMSMLLDFYGQILTERQYEIMDLHFNSDYSLGEIAQHLNISRQGVYDNIKRCKAILKDMEDKLGLINKFAVQKDKEKKILKYLEDIDKSNMKEEDISILKMVEEEIRKIIES